From one Sphaeramia orbicularis chromosome 9, fSphaOr1.1, whole genome shotgun sequence genomic stretch:
- the LOC115426237 gene encoding threonine--tRNA ligase, cytoplasmic-like, translating to MAEQAVVDKMSELHVDEGKKGGNGGGKDGKKKAKGAAVESGGRAERGQKRRVNPKVTLPDGKVVDAESWKTTPYQIACGISQGLADNTVIAKVNNSVWDLDRPLDDCSLQLLKFDDEEAQAVYWHSSAHILGEAMERVYGGCLCYGPPIENGFYYDMYLDNNEGVSSNDFPCLENLCKKIIKEKQPFERLEIKKETLLEMFKYNKFKCRILNEKVTTPTTTVYR from the exons ATGGCAGAACAGGCTGTCGTTGACAAAATGAGCGAACTACACGTGGACGAGGGAAAAAAG GGGGGAAATGGAGGTGGTAAAGATGGAAAGAAGAAGGCTAAAGGTGCTGCAGTAGAGTCTGGAGGCAGGGCGGAG AGAGGGCAGAAAAGGAGAGTAAACCCCAAGGTGACCCTCCCTGATGGGAAAGTGGTAGACGCTGAGTCCTGGAAAACCACACCGTACCAGATCGCCTGTGGAATCAG TCAAGGACTCGCAGACAACACTGTGATTGCCAAAGTGAACAACAGTGTGTGGGACCTGGACCGACCTCTGGACGACTGTAGCCTTCAGTTGCTCAAATTTGACGATGAGGAGGCTCAAGCT GTTTACTGGCACTCCAGTGCACACATCCTGGGTGAAGCCATGGAGCGGGTGTACGGGGGCTGTCTCTGCTACGGCCCCCCCATCGAGAACGGCTTCTATTATGACATGTACCTGGACAATAATGA GGGAGTATCAAGTAATGACTTTCCCTGCCTGGAGAACTTGTGCAAGAAAATTATCAAGGAGAAGCAACCATTTGAAAGGCTGGAGATAAAGAAGGAGACGCTGCTGGAAATGTTCAAG TACAACAAATTCAAGTGTCGCATCCTGAATGAAAAGGTCACCACCCCCACTACTACAGTTTACAGGTGA